Proteins encoded within one genomic window of Bombina bombina isolate aBomBom1 chromosome 1, aBomBom1.pri, whole genome shotgun sequence:
- the LOC128646100 gene encoding glucose-6-phosphatase catalytic subunit 1, protein MEVLHDSGVQMVQYLQTNYKSSQDLFMFVSFAADLRNTFFIFFPIWFHLCESVGIKLIWVAVIGDWLNLVFKWILFGQRPYWWVHDTDYYGNSSAPVIQQFPVTCETGPGSPSGHAMGSAGIYYVMVSAILTIVLKKKESVFKKWCVRGTLWTAFWAVQFCVCLSRIFLAAHFPHQVVAGVISGMLVAEAFHHAPSIYKTSLKRYIYTTLFLFAFALGFYLVLKSVGVDLLWTLEKAKRWCARPEWIHIDTNPFAGLLRNLGIFFGLGLALNSKLYQESCQGKQGRQFIFRIWCIVVSLFVLHLFDSFKPPTKVEMLFYVLSFCKSAAVPLTAVGIVPYCVSQILHQQTKKHL, encoded by the exons ATGGAGGTTCTACACGACTCTGGAGTTCAGATGGTCCAGTATCTACAGACAAACTACAAGAGTTCTCAAGACTTGTTCATGTTTGTCTCATTTGCTGCTGACCTCAGAAATACCTTCTTCATCTTCTTCCCCATCTGGTTCCACCTGTGTGAGTCAGTGGGCATCAAACTTATATGGGTGGCCGTAATTGGGGACTGGCTGAATCTTGTCTTCAAGTG GATTCTGTTTGGACAGAGACCCTATTGGTGGGTTCACGACACTGATTACTATGGAAACAGCTCAGCTCCTGTCATTCAACAATTTCCTGTTACCTGTGAGACAGGACCAG GAAGCCCTTCAGGTCATGCCATGGGGTCAGCAGGAATTTACTATGTTATGGTGTCAGCCATTCTCACTATAGTATTGAAGAAGAAAGAATCTGTTTTTAAGAAGTG GTGTGTCCGAGGAACCCTCTGGACTGCATTCTGGGCTGTTCAGTTCTGCGTCTGCCTATCTAGAATCTTCCTAGCTGCACATTTTCCCCACCAGGTGGTTGCTGGAGTTATCTCAG gtatgcTGGTTGCTGAAGCTTTCCATCATGCACCATCCATTTACAAGACCAGCTTAAAGAGATATATCTATACCACTCTTTTCTTATTCGCCTTTGCTCTGGGCTTCTACTTGGTTCTAAAATCTGTGGGTGTGGACCTACTGTGGACTCTGGAGAAAGCCAAGAGATGGTGTGCTCGTCCTGAATGGATCCACATTGATACCAATCCTTTTGCTGGTCTTCTCAGAAACCTGGGTATCTTTTTTGGTCTGGGACTGGCTCTCAACTCCAAACTCTACCAGGAAAGCTGCCAAGGGAAGCAGGGGAGACAGTTCATCTTCCGTATCTGGTGCATTGTTGTCTCTCTGTTTGTCCTCCATTTATTTGATTCCTTCAAGCCACCAACCAAAGTGGAGATGCTCTTCTATGTTTTATCATTCTGCAAAAGTGCAGCTGTGCCCCTTACAGCAGTAGGAATTGTCCCTTATTGTGTATCTCAGATTCTTCATCAACAGACCAAGAAACATCTTTAG